The following proteins are encoded in a genomic region of Nicotiana sylvestris chromosome 4, ASM39365v2, whole genome shotgun sequence:
- the LOC138890484 gene encoding uncharacterized protein has protein sequence MKDLQESKSTLEHQVWALTSELMVVKASSSQVEKEKEHIESSFLEQLSKASEENRELKALLSQKEVYTGELVQSLTQAQEDLRVSADKVRALESSHASLQASYDSALAENEELKNEIADWEKDYEIFEEKSVVEVSWPFLNSRRDTLIEADQENFKLESELAKINETIEKSQQTQDFPSPVVEAPMNVEADTSIPTFSSPIEHVVENQVEAASVDAPAQIESAAIDAPTSIPQTSQ, from the coding sequence ATGAAAGATTTACAAGAGAGCAAGAGTACCTTAGAGCATCAGGTGTGGGCTTTAACTTCAGAGTTAATGGTTGTAAAAGCTTCCTCAAGCcaagtagaaaaagaaaaagaacatatCGAATCCTCCTTCTTAGAGCAACTATCTAAGGCCAGTGAAGAGaacagagagttgaaggctcttttgAGTCAAAAAGAAGTTTATACTGGGGAGCTAGTGCAAAGCttaactcaagcacaagaagaccttaGAGTCTCTGCTGATAAGGTGCGTGCTTTAGAGAGctcccatgcctctcttcaagcttcttatgactctgccttggctgaaaatgaagagctaaagaatgagattgctgattgggaaaaggattatgagatctttgaagaaaaatctgttgttgagGTAAGTTGGCCATTTTTGAATTCACGTCGTGATACCCTAATTGAAGCTGACCAAGAAAACTTCAAACTGGAGTcggagttagctaagatcaatgaaaccattgaaaaatctcaacaaactcaggacttcccttctcccgtggttgaagctcccatgaatgttgaagctgatacgaGTATCCCAACTTTTTCAAGCCCAATCGAGCATGTTGTTGAAAACCAAGTTGAAGCCGCATCTGttgatgcacctgcccaaattgagTCCGCTGCTATTGATGCTCCTACTTCAATTCCACAAACTTCTCAAtga